The nucleotide sequence CGTTCCTCGGTGTTGTTTTTGTGGCAGTTTTCCCGCTTTTTTCTTTTGGAGTTGAAGGCCTGCTTCAAACCGGGCTTTTAGGCGGAAAGGGAATAAAACTGCTGACAGCTTTTTGGAAATCTTTTTTTATGCAGGCGATTTTCGCCTTTCCTTTTATGGTGTTTCACAGAATCACAGATACCCTGATAGATAGAGGAGAACTGTTCACAAAATGGAAAATTGTCGAAGTGTATGAAAAAATCGACTGGGAAAACATGTTCAAAATAGTGGGTGCGGCAATAATTTGGTTCTGGCTTCCAGTCCATACCTTGAACTTTCTTTTACCTCCGGAATTCAGGCTGATAACAGCGGCTTTGCTCGCCATAGTATTGGGCGCTATCCTCGGAATAGCGAAGAGGCTTTCGGTAAAAAAACAGGCAGATCAGAAAGTTTAATAAATCAGACGGGGAGAATATGGCGGGAATAGTATTTTTTAAAACAGACAATATGGAAAAAACCCTTGCTTTCTATGTGGATGCGGTTGGAATGGATGTTTGGCTGGAGCAGAAAAACTGCGTGATATTAAGGCACGAGAATATGCTTTTGGGTTTTTGTCTCGGAGAGATGCCCCGGAATGAGTCGCTGATAACGTTTTTTTATTCAAACAAAAAGAAAGTGGATGAAATATACGAAAAATTGAAAAATTCTGCGCAAAACCAGCCCAAGTACAACAAGGATTACGATATCTACCATTTTTACGCTGAAGACCCGCAAGGCAGGGTGGTTGAATTTCAGTTTTTTTGCAGTGAAATCCAAGATAACTTTATCTGGGAAAATAGTCCTAAAAAAACTTGAAATTCTCGTGTTTTTGAAGTATGAAAGAGAAACTTAAAAAAGGAAGTGAAATGGATAAAAAAGAATATTTAAAAGATACAGTAGAGCACATAGACATAAAATCCTTTGACTCAAAGACATTGGTAGAGCAATACGGAAAAATGGCTTTTCAGGCGAGAAATCTCCACAGAGCGGCTCTTATTTTCGATGAGATGATTAAAAATAGGGATTGCACTGTAATTATGTGCCTGGCAGGATCGATTTTTAGCGCAGGTTTGAAAAGGGCTGTTCTTGATTTGATCCAATGCAATATTGTTGATGCTGTAGTCTCTACCGGTGCGATTATTGTCGATCAGGATTTCTTTGAAGCTCTCGGATTCAGGCATTACATCGGTCATCCAAGCGCCGATGACGACGATTTGATGAAAAACACCATCGACAGAATATACGACACCTACATAGACGAGGATGAATTGAGAATTTGCGACGAAACGGTAAAAATAATTGCGGATAGAGCCCCGACCAGACCTTATTCTTCGAGGGAGTTTCTAATGCTGATGGGTGATTACCTCATAGAGAACAAGAAAGGGGAAGAATCGCTGGTTCGGAAAGCCAGAGAAAAAGGGGTTCCGATTTTTGTCCCCGCGTTTTCCGACTGTTCAGCGGGTTTTGGACTGGTCAGCCACCAAGCCGAAAGAAAGCAATCTCCAAAGGTTACAATAGACTCCGTTAAAGATTTTTTAGAACTGACAAAACTAAA is from candidate division WOR-3 bacterium and encodes:
- a CDS encoding deoxyhypusine synthase; the protein is MDKKEYLKDTVEHIDIKSFDSKTLVEQYGKMAFQARNLHRAALIFDEMIKNRDCTVIMCLAGSIFSAGLKRAVLDLIQCNIVDAVVSTGAIIVDQDFFEALGFRHYIGHPSADDDDLMKNTIDRIYDTYIDEDELRICDETVKIIADRAPTRPYSSREFLMLMGDYLIENKKGEESLVRKAREKGVPIFVPAFSDCSAGFGLVSHQAERKQSPKVTIDSVKDFLELTKLKLMSRDTGLFMIGGGVPKNFAQDITVAAEILGEEVNMHKYAVQITVADERDGGLSGSTLKEAHSWGKVDQGAEQMVFSEATIAFPLIASYVYHRNNWQARQPRNFNKVLEEEEK
- a CDS encoding VOC family protein; this encodes MAGIVFFKTDNMEKTLAFYVDAVGMDVWLEQKNCVILRHENMLLGFCLGEMPRNESLITFFYSNKKKVDEIYEKLKNSAQNQPKYNKDYDIYHFYAEDPQGRVVEFQFFCSEIQDNFIWENSPKKT